The genomic stretch CGATGTGCACCGCCTCATACTTGCCGCATTCCCCGCAGCACAGAGGGACCAAAGGCTGCCCCAGGATGACCCCTGGAAGTTTTTCTGCCTGGCAATGACTCTGATGCTGCTTCTACTCGACCTCATCCTAGGTGTGGTCCTGGCTGAGGGTAAGGAGTGAGCCAGTGGGAAATGGGTGATCACATGGACCGAGTCTTGAGAAGCAGGCCCtacagggctggggcagagatggGTCAGTAAGGGGGTGGCTGGACTGCATCGCTGGACTTCATGATTTTAGAGGGGACCTGCCCTCCTCGTCTTAGCCTGCAGTTTGGGGAGTGGGAAAAGAACCAGGTGCTGAAAGGTCTAGAGCACATCAGCACGTGTCTCTCCTAGTACTGCTGTTCTCCAACAAGATGCAGGAAGACCTCAAGCAAATGGACATCCAATGTGAGTGCTGAACGAAACGGAGGGCTTCCTTCCCACACGCACCACCAAGTCTTGATCCGCCTTTCTCTGTGGGCCTCTTAGTTGTGCAGGGTCTGGCAGACGCTGGGCACGAGCGGGACATCGTGTGGGGAGAGGTGTTCCGGCAAACGGAAGCTGTGCGGGCAGGCAACGGTAAGGAGGCAGGGTGGGCTGGGTGGTGGGAACTGGGAGTTGGAAGAGGACTGCTGTTGTCTTCAGCACTGTTGATGATAGTGGTTCTTATAACACGTGAGCAGGTGTTGGGTTGTTTTAATCGATCCTCTGTCAAGGTGGATGCCAACATAAAGTGTGAGGCCCCTTGCATGTATCACTCTGCCATCTGGTAAGGCCCGGCTCTTGCATGAACACATGGGAAGCTACTGTGCTCATTTTGGCAAAGAGGCACGGATGAACAGGTTTGGATCATTTCACCTCTGGAGGCCAGTGCAGCCTGTAGCCTCAACAGAGCTGATGTCCCTCCCCTTGTCCAGAATCCTCCTGTGAGCTCTGCCATGAAAACTGGACGGCATTTCAGGGCTCCTGCTATCAATTTTCCACACAAGTACTGAGCTGGTTCAAAGCCAAGGATCACTGTACAGAGAAGGGTGCTCACCTGGTCATCATCAACAGCCAAGCAGAGCAGGTGAGAAGCAGGGAGGGGTGCTCTGGAGACCCGTCAAGTCATTGCAATCTCATGTCCTTGTTCCCTGTAGAATCCAGTGCAAATCCTGCATTCTGTCCTTCATAATGTCCTTCCACTGTGTCAGCATGCCGCGTTGCCCAGTATTCAGTCCTGCTTCTGAATGATTCTTCATGGTGGCCCTTCTGTCTGGAATGCTTCCTTCTATCTACCTGGACAGCTCCTACCTGTTCTTCATCAGATCAAACTTTGTCCTTCAGCATCCTTCCCACCCCCTCTTCCTTAATACTGGACTATGCTGCCAGATCCCTGGTTCGTCTCCTTGCACATGGAGAACTTCCCGGCTAGGGGTGGTTCTGACTCATTCTTGAGTCCATACTCTCTGGAACCAGATTGGACACACTCAGTATGGTTCAGCGGACTCAATGTTTGTCAGTGGAATCCAACTGATTACCAGAACATTTTCTATGGAGTAGTGTCCAGATTCCTAACCCTGTTAACCATGCCCTTGAATAATCCTATCTACCCTTTAGCCAGGCAGTGCTCATCTAGGAGCCATACTGGGCTCTTCTTCCCTCATTGAAGTTTCAGAAAATCCTGGAAGGCACCTGCCATTGTTATCCCCTTTTTACAAATGAAAGTGTCCATAATTTGCTAATTACACAGGTCATAATAATGGTGGAAATGGTCATCTACCTAGAACTTTAAGCCACTGTGTTCAACAGCGACATTGGAGGACATCCTTGCCCATGGGGTCCCCTAGGTCTTAGTCCCTTTCATGGACTGCTTCCACTGCCATTCTCACCTCTGGATGTAGTCTTTCCTGACTTACTTTGCCTTCTTCTCATGCAGAAATTCCTGAGTCCAAAGGAAAATAATGGCTACTGGATTGGCCTCAGGAAACAATACCCAAAGGGCATTCACAAGTGGCAAGATGGCTCAGTCCCTACCTTCATGTGAGTGTCTCTGTTGGACTCAGAACACCTGAGCTTGTCTGTCCCATTGAATCTGGAAGACCTCTTCCCACAGATTCTCAAATTGCCTCAAGGGTCTGATTTTGGCCTGAACCAAACTTCCTGTCATATTTCCAGTTGTCATgcttattgctattttgttagctgcagatgtgtgtgtgtgtgtgtgtgtgtgtaaaaaccATAATTAAACAACATTAAATAGGAAGCCCTTTATTGTAGGAAGTCTCAGTGCCTTTAATACACTGAAGAGAATTGTACACTCTAAGGAGGGAGTAGACAGTGTGTGATGTACCAAGCTTATTGAGAGGCCCAGCTCATCTGGATATATCTGGAGCTTCTAGTGTCCTATAGAACACACCCAAGGAATCACTGCCCAGGGGATCCAGTCCTAACCCCTCCACGTATGATTCAATGACCTCACATTCTGGTCATCATCTGTTTTTGGACTTTTTTCGTGTCTACACACTTGACCAGAACCACACGCTAAGCCTCCTGGACCATCTTGAGTACATCTGCTCTCTTTCACTTCCACTGCTTctgcctcagctcaggtcaggacaATTGCTGTATATCCTGTACTTAGTCTTACCTTCATCAACCCATGCTCTAGTCAAGTTCAAGGGGCCATCTTCCTAAAACACGCCCTTGATATACTTTTTGGAAACACCCGATTCCTCAGTGCCACATGGATAACCTAGAATCTTCAGATGGCACCTTTCAATTCCCACATAGTGGGTGCCAATTCATCTTTATACCTGCATCTCCTACACTCCCAAGGGCTCTCCACCTCCTTGCCACAGCTGTGTGGTAAATGACTCATCTTTTTGGATATTGTCTTGTATCTTATCTTTATGCTTTTGTTCCTGCCGTGTCATCTATCTGGAACATCTTTCACTGGCTCGTGTCAAGCTTCATAGAAGAACCCATCCTGTGCCCAGCGTGAATTAATCCAACTCCCTTAATATCCCAGTCATACCCTATGTAGAGTTTTGTAGCTGTGTTAATTATGATCTTCCTTTGCCTATGTATGTCTTGCCCGTCAGACAGGCTGTTACTTTAGGGCGGAGCAGGCTTCCAACACATGGGTGTGTCTCCAGTTTCCAGTACAGGGCTTGGTACACAGTAGGCGCACAATGAACTATattggaatgaatgagtgagtgagtgttaTAAGCATTTCAAGAAATGTTTAGGAAAAAGAGTATGGGATCATTTGACAGACTTGTCACCTGTTATACACCAGACATTCAAATGCATCATGTTCTCAAACTTAATCTCAGAGATCCAGGGATGTTAAGTCATTTGTCCAGTTTGGcctcatttgtttcatttgtaatTCAAGATTATTATTATAAAACAGATGATTATTATAAAACAGTGGTGCTCAAAAGGTGGTGGTTTCTTCCTAGAGACAACTGGCACTGcaatatttttggttgtcacaatggAGAGTGGGTAGAGACCAGCCATGCCACTCAATGTCCTACAGTGCCCAGGATGGCCCCACACAACAGATAATGATAAAGCTCCCGATGTAAATATTTCCTTCATGTAAACACAGTGCTGTAATATATGGTTAGGATATTTTACTTTTAGGATTACTCACATATCCCCAAGGAA from Prionailurus viverrinus isolate Anna chromosome A2, UM_Priviv_1.0, whole genome shotgun sequence encodes the following:
- the LOC125160351 gene encoding C-type lectin domain family 4 member G-like isoform X2; translated protein: MEGKYPPIQGKPAQRDQRLPQDDPWKFFCLAMTLMLLLLDLILVLLFSNKMQEDLKQMDIQFVQGLADAGHERDIVWGEVFRQTEAVRAGNESSCELCHENWTAFQGSCYQFSTQVLSWFKAKDHCTEKGAHLVIINSQAEQKFLSPKENNGYWIGLRKQYPKGIHKWQDGSVPTFINWRDTRSSHHDCAFLMGSGSWSSTTCYAYWYHWICEKPQVC
- the LOC125160351 gene encoding C-type lectin domain family 4 member G-like isoform X1, which produces MEGKYPPIQGKPAQRDQRLPQDDPWKFFCLAMTLMLLLLDLILGVVLAEVLLFSNKMQEDLKQMDIQFVQGLADAGHERDIVWGEVFRQTEAVRAGNESSCELCHENWTAFQGSCYQFSTQVLSWFKAKDHCTEKGAHLVIINSQAEQKFLSPKENNGYWIGLRKQYPKGIHKWQDGSVPTFINWRDTRSSHHDCAFLMGSGSWSSTTCYAYWYHWICEKPQVC
- the LOC125160351 gene encoding C-type lectin domain family 4 member G-like isoform X3 → MTLMLLLLDLILGVVLAEVLLFSNKMQEDLKQMDIQFVQGLADAGHERDIVWGEVFRQTEAVRAGNESSCELCHENWTAFQGSCYQFSTQVLSWFKAKDHCTEKGAHLVIINSQAEQKFLSPKENNGYWIGLRKQYPKGIHKWQDGSVPTFINWRDTRSSHHDCAFLMGSGSWSSTTCYAYWYHWICEKPQVC